In the genome of Methanococcus voltae, one region contains:
- a CDS encoding pyridoxamine 5'-phosphate oxidase family protein, with protein sequence MVFKIPSMNKKEYDDLLRENYVSRIAFGGSKHPYIAPFLYVFDGEFIYFLSTKYGRKIELLKDNPQVSVEIDKFAKDMSCFKFMTLQGTIIHEEEPAKKDAVKQMFVDMIVSKNLSKIVLEALGQSSSDSVDSIIESDNTYVWKLVDVEDIIALKNKNNTNNTNNTNNKN encoded by the coding sequence ATGGTCTTTAAAATACCAAGTATGAATAAAAAAGAATACGATGATTTATTGCGTGAAAATTATGTTTCAAGAATCGCATTCGGGGGTTCAAAACACCCATATATTGCGCCATTTTTATATGTGTTTGACGGAGAATTTATTTATTTTCTTTCGACAAAATACGGGAGGAAAATAGAACTTTTAAAAGATAATCCGCAAGTATCTGTGGAAATTGATAAATTTGCAAAAGATATGTCTTGTTTTAAATTTATGACACTTCAGGGAACAATAATTCACGAAGAAGAGCCTGCAAAAAAAGATGCCGTAAAACAGATGTTTGTAGATATGATAGTGTCTAAGAATTTATCAAAAATAGTTCTTGAAGCACTTGGTCAAAGTTCCAGTGATTCTGTTGATTCAATAATAGAAAGTGATAATACTTATGTTTGGAAATTGGTGGACGTTGAAGATATTATTGCACTAAAAAATAAAAATAATACTAATAATACTAATAATACCAATAATAAAAATTAA